Proteins from a single region of Macaca thibetana thibetana isolate TM-01 chromosome 4, ASM2454274v1, whole genome shotgun sequence:
- the LOC126952214 gene encoding MICOS complex subunit MIC19-like, which produces MGGTTSTRRVAFEADENENITVVKGIRLSENVIDRMKESSPSGSKPQRYSGAYGASVSDEELKRRVAEELILEQAKKESEDQKRLKQAKELDRERAAANEQLTRAILWERISSEEEGAKAKHLARQLEEKDRVLKKQDAFYKEQLARLEERSSEFYKVTTEQYQKAAEEVEAKFKRYESHPVCADLQAEILQCYRENAHQTLKCSSLATQYMHCVNHAKQSMLEKGG; this is translated from the coding sequence ATGGGTGGGACCACCAGCACCCGCCGGGTCGCCTTCGAGGCGGACGAGAATGAGAACATAACCGTGGTGAAGGGCATCCGGCTTTCGGAAAATGTGATTGATCGAATGAAGGAATCCTCTCCATCTGGTTCGAAGCCTCAGCGGTATTCTGGTGCTTATGGTGCCTCAGTTTCTGATGAAGAATTGAAAAGAAGAGTAGCTGAGGAGCTGATATTGGAGCAAGCCAAGAAAGAATCCGAAGATCAGAAACGACTAAAGCAAGCCAAAGAGCTGGACCGAGAGAGGGCTGCTGCCAATGAGCAGTTAACCAGAGCCATCCTTTGGGAGAGGATATCAAGCGAGGAGGAAGGCGCTAAGGCGAAGCACCTGGCTAGGCAGCTGGAAGAGAAAGACCGAGTACTAAAGAAGCAGGATGCATTCTACAAAGAACAGCTGGCTAGACTGGAGGAGAGGAGCTCAGAGTTCTACAAAGTCACCACTGAACAATATCAGAAAGCTGCTGAAGAGGTAGAAGCAAAGTTCAAGCGGTATGAGTCTCATCCAGTCTGTGCTGATCTGCAGGCCGAAATTCTTCAGTGTTACCGTGAGAACGCCCACCAGACCCTCAAATGCTCCTCTCTGGCCACCCAGTATATGCACTGTGTCAATCATGCCAAACAGAGCATGCTTGAGAAGGGAGGATAA